The segment CATGGATTGCGGACATGATTTTGGGCGCTTCGAATACCTCGTTGAGCGCTACCGGTTAGAGCTTGAAACGCTGGAGGCTAAACTAGGATTGCCGCCCGAAGGAGCTGACAAAACAACGGCTAGCGCTCCCCAGCGTCACCCTTAATGACTATTGTCACGACTCGAGAAACTGCTAACGGCGGAAAAAAATCCGCCGTTAGCATGGGCGCTTAGGCCCAACGCATTATCATGAACATTACTGGAATCAGTTGAGCCACACCCGAGCGTTGCGGAATAGCCGCAGCCAAGCACCATCTTCCGTCCACTCCGCCGGGCGCCAAGAGTTGGTGACCGCTCGAGCAACACGCTCGGGGTGGGGCATCATAATGGTCACCCGGCCATCCGGCGTGGTCAGGCCGGTTATGCCCGCAGGCGAGCCGTTAGGGTTTGCTGGGTAGCGCGTGGTCGCCTGACCGTAGTTATCAATGTAGCGCAGGGCAATTTGGTTACTTGACTGCATGGTGCGCAGATGAGCGCTATCGCGGAACTCCGCCTGCCCTTCACCATGAGCCACGGCGATGGGCAGCTGAGAGCCTTCCATACCGGCGAGCAGAATCGAGGGGCTCTTTTCAACCCGCACCATCGAAACCCGCGCCTCAAACTGCTCGGATTCGTTGCGCACAAAGGTCGGCCAGTTTTCAGCGCCAGGAATCAGCGACTTCAACTGCGAGAGCATTTGGCAACCATTACATACGCCCAGCGAGAAACTATCATCGCGGGCGAAGAAGGCCGCAAACTGCTCCTGGGCGCGCTCGTTAAACAGCACCGACTTGGCCCAGCCACCGCCAGCGCCAAGCACGTCGCCATAGGAGAAGCCACCGCAGGCCACAAGCCCTTTGAATTCTTCCAACGAAACGCGCCCTTCGAGAATGTCGCTCATATGCACATCCACGACCTCAAACCCGGCCTTATCGAAAGCCCAGGCCATTTCTACCTGGCCATTGACGCCCTGTTCACGCAGCACCGCCATGGCAGGCTTAGCTGTGTTGACATAAGGCGCGCTGATATCTTCATTGATATCAAAGGTTGGGGTGGCGGAAAGCCCAGGGTCGCGGCCATCGAGCAGATTGTCGTATTCGTTCTTGGCGCATTCGGGGTTGTCGCGCAGCGCCTGCATACGGTAACTGGTTTCCGTCCAGGTACGTTGGGTAAGCTGACGAGTGGTTTCCAGCAAGGGCTCTTCAAACAGCGTGACGCGCACCTGGTCGTCGTAACGCGGGCGGGCGATGACACCACAGGTTTCGATACCCGCCACGGCAAACTGCGCCAGCACTTCTTCAGTGTGTTCACGGTTGACCTGGATAACGGCGCCCAGCTCTTCCGAGAACAGCGCGTTCAATGCCTCCACTGGCTCGTCGATCATCCAGTCGAGTTTAATCTCAAGCCCAGCGTGGGCGGCAAAGGCCATTTCTAGCAGCGTGACCAGCAGGCCGCCGTCGCTGCGGTCGTGATACGCCAGCAGCTTGCCGTCGCGGTTCAGTCCCTGAATGACTTCGAAGAACGCTTTGATATCTTCCGGGTCGTCTACATCGGGGCAGTCGTTGCCTACCTGGCCATACACCTGCGCCAAGGCAGAGCCGCCCAACCGGTTCTGACCGCTGCCCAGATCGATCAAAATCAGATCCGATTCGTCTTGATCCAGATTGATCTGCGGCGTGAGCGTCGCCAGGGCGTTGGTCACCGGGGCAAAACCGGTCACCACTAGCGAAAGCGGCGAGGTGACACTTTTGTCTTCGTGTTCACCCTCCTCTTTCTCATCGACCCAGGAAGTGCGCATCGACATGGAGTCTTTACCCACCGGAATCGCAATGCCCAGCGCCGGGCACATTTCCATACCCACCGCATAAACAGCGTCATACAACGCTTGGTTTTCACCTGGGTGATCCGCCGCGCTCATCCAGTTAGCGGAGAGCTTGATATCGCTCAGCTTGGCAATCGGAGCCGCCGCCAAATTGGTGATCGCTTCGGCCACCGCTAAGCGAGCGCTGGCCGCAGGGTTGATCAATGCGACCGGCGGACGCTCCCCCATGGCCATGGCTTCACCCGCATGGCTGTCAAAGCTTGCCGTGGTTACTGCGACATCGGCCACCGGCACCTGCCAGGGGCCGACCATTTGGTCGCGAGCCACCTGGCCGGTAATCGAGCGGTCGCCAATGGTGATCAAGAAATTTTTGGAGGCCACAGTGGGCAGACGCAGCACCCGATCCAGCGCTTCGCGCAGGTCAAGGTTATCAAGCATTACGCCGGACAGTTCAGGTTCGTGACGGGCAAATTCGCGCTGCATCTTGGGTGCTTTGCCGAACAGTACACTCATTGGCAAATCGACCGGCTTACTTTCAAAGTGGCCGTCGCGCACTTCAAGGTGGTGCTCTTCCAAGGCTTCACCGACGACCGCATAGGGGCAGCGCTCACGCTTACATAGCGCGTCAAAAGTGTCCAAATCCTCTGGCGCGACCGCAAGCACGTAGCGCTCCTGGGCTTCGTTACACCAGATTTCCAGCGGGCTCATGCCCGGCTCGGCGTTGGGTACCGCGCGCAGATCAAAGCGGCCGCCACGATTGCCGTCTTTTACCAGCTCCGGCAGCGCATTGGAAAGCCCACCAGCGCCCACGTCGTGGATAAAGCGAATCGGGTTGTGGTCGCCCAGCGCCCAGCAGCGGTCGATCACCTCTTGAGCACGGCGTTCAATCTCAGGGTTCTCACGCTGTACCGAGGCAAAATCCAAATCGGCGCTAGAGGTGCCGGATGACATGCTGGAGGCTGCCCCGCCGCCCAGGCCAATCAACATCGCCGGGCCACCCATCACAATCAGCTTGCCACCAACGGGGATATCGCCCTTCTGAACATGGTGGGCGCGGATATTGCCGTAACCCCCGGCAAGCATAATCGGCTTATGGAAACCGCGCCGCTCAATACCACCCTCGTTAAGCGACTCCTGCTCGTAGGTGCGGAAATAGCCAGTCAGATTGGGACGACCAAATTCATTGTTGAACGCGGCGCCGCCAATGGGGCCCTCAAGCATAATGTTAAGCGCGGACTCCATCCGCCCTGGCTTGCCGTAATCAAAGGCTTCCCAGGGCTGGACGAACTCTGGAATGCGTAGGTTGGAAACCGTAAAGCCGGAAAGGCCCGCTTTGGGCTTGCCGCCGATGCCCGTAGCCCCCTCGTCGCGGATTTCACCACCCGAGCCAGTCGCCGCCCCCGGAAAAGGGGCAATCGCGGTGGGGTGGTTATGGGTTTCAACCTTCATCAGGATATGAATGGGTTCTTGATGAGTGGCGTAGAGCGCACGTTCATCGTCGGCGCCCGTCAGCGGTGTGGCAAAGAAGCGCCCGCCCTGGCTGCCCTTAATGACCGCAGCGTTGTCGCTGTAGGCCGAGAGCACGTTGTCCGGCGATGATGCAAAGGTGTTCTTGATCATCTTAAACAGCGAGTGGCTCTGCGGCTCGCCGTCGATCACCCAATCGGCGTTGAAGATTTTATGACGGCAGTGTTCAGAGTTGGCTTGAGCAAACATCATCAGCTCAACGTCGCTGGGGTTGCGCCCTAGCTCATTGAAGGCATCGACAAGATAGTCGATTTCGTCTTCTGCCAGCGCCAGCCCCAAGGCCTGGTTGGCCGTTGCCAGCGCATCCCGTCCACCCTCTAGAATATCCACACTGCCCAGCGGTGCCGGGTCGTGTTGGGCAAACAGCTTAGCGGCATCCGAAGCATCCGCCAGCACGGTTTCGGTCATACGGTCATGCAGTAGAGCCGCCAGCGCATCCAAACCCTCTTCGTCCGGCATAGCGCTAAAGCTGACCCGGTAATCGATGCCGCGCTCGATGCGGCTAATTTGGCGCAAACCACAGTTGTGGGCGATGTCAGTGGCTTTTGAAGACCAGGGTGACTGGGTGCCCAGGCGCGGCACCACCAAAAAGCGCTGGGCGCGCTCGGGAACCTCTACGCTCGAGTGAGTGCCGTAATCAAGTAACTGCACCAAACGTTCGCGGGCAGCGTCATCCAACTCACCGTGGCGGTCATGGGAATGAACATCAATAAAATGAACATAATGGGCAGACAGCGCTTCCACCTCGGGAATACGTTCACGCAGCACCGTTAACAGCCGAGCATGACGGAAGTCAGAAAGGGCGGGGGCGCCTCGCAGTTCGAGCATATCCTGAAGCCTCTAGAGCAGGGAAATTCGAGCAGGGAAATCACTGGGCCGCCAGGCGGCCGTGCTTTTATGATGCCGGAAAACACAGATAATATGGTACCGGAAAACGCCTATGATACTGGAAACCAGCCGCCACACGAAATCAACAAGGTGACAGCCTGCCTCTGGCTGGGTATCGTGACAGATTGTTTCATGCCGACAAGACGCCATGCTGACGTTGATTTGCCGACATTTTGTAGCCTTTGCTGGCGCTTATTATGCGCTGATCGCGATTACGCTACTGTCCCTAGTACCGACGCTCTCTCTGGTTCCTCCCGGCGAGCATCTTACGCAGATCACTGCAAAAGATTTTATTACCGTACACACCCGCAACACGCCCACCACTTATTACGAAGGTCGCCAAGGCCCTACCGGCTTTGAGTACGAGCTAATGCACCGCTTTGCCGACTACCTGGGGGTGAGCCTTAACCTTAACGCCCGCCATCACCCCGAGAGCGTGCTCCCGGCGGTACGCGAAAGCGGCGACCTGGGCGCGGCGGCACTACCGCTTTTACCCGCGCCCTCCGGTATCCACTACACTCGGCCGATTATTCAGATGCAGCCGCTGGTGGTATACCGGCGCGGCCTGAATGGTATTAGCGAGCCGAGCGACCTGGTCGGCCTGGAGCTTGGTACGCTTAGCGAAGCGGGCACCAGCGAAGCACTACGCGACCTGCAGCGTCGCCATCCAACATTGAGCTGGAAAGAGTCCCATGAGCTGGAGGTCGCCGAACTGCTGGCCCGGGTTGAGAACGGCACGCTGGACGCTGCGGTTATTTTTGAACATCAGTTTCGTTTAAACAGGCTGTTTTTCCCCAACGTTGAGCGCGGTTTTATCCTCGGCGACCCGCTCTCCATGGTGTGGGCGGTGCCCAGTGGCCGCGGCTTAGGGTTACTGGAAGCCGCCAATCGCTTCCTCCAGGACCTTCAGGAAAGCGGCACACTGGATCGGCTGGTCAGTCGTTACTTTGGCCATGACGACTACTTGGAGTATGTAGGCACCCGTACTTTTCTTGATCACCTGGATGCGCGTTTACCCCGCTACACTGAGCTATTCCAGCAGTCTGCACAAGAAACGGGGTTTGATTGGAAGCTACTCGCTGCTGTGGGCTACCAGGAGTCTCACTGGGATCCAGATGCTGTATCGCCGACTGGGGTGCGAGGCCTGATGATGTTGACCAACCCCACTGCGAGTGAAATGGACATTGCTGACCGTACCGACCCCGCACAGAGTATTGATGGTGGCTCCCGCTACTTACGAAGCATTAAAGACCGCTTACCGGAAAGCATTACCGGTGATGACCGCCTGTTTATGGCCATGGCGGCCTACAATGTGGGCCTCGGGCATTTATACGACGCGCGCAAGATTGCTGAAATGCGCGGCGGCGACCCCGATAGCTGGGAAGATGTGCGCGCTGCGCTACCGTTACTGCAGCAGCGGGAGTGGCATAGCCAGACGCGTCACGGCTATGCGCGCGGTGGAGAGCCGGTTATATACGTACGCAATATCCGCCGCTACTACGAAATGATTAAGTATGTTGAGCGCAGCCGCCAGCAGTTTTTCCAACTAGAACAAACGGCTGTCAACGATGATCCGCTGCTATTGTTCGAGCTTGTACCGCCGCTTAATTAAAAGCCTCCTGTCACCTACCCACTTCACTGACCCGTTACCCGCCTGCGGATAGCTACTCATTTGGCTGCTCGCGCCGCTCGGCAAAAAAGCTTTTTAGCAGTTTTTGCGAGGCTGGCGCCAACACCCCCCTGGTCACCAACATCTGATGGTTAAACCACGGCTGCGCCAACAGGTTAGCCTTGGATTCGACCATGCCAGCCCTAGGTTCGGCGGCGCCATACACCAGACGCGCTATGCGTGCATGGATCATCGCGCCCGAGCACATCATGCAGGGCTCTAAGGTGACAAACAGCGTGCAGCCCTCAAGGCGATAATTGCCCTGGTGCTGGCCCGCCTCGCGCAGAGCACGAACTTCCGCGTGGCCGCTAGGGTCGCAGCTCGCCACCGGGGCGTTGCAGCCGACGCCAATAATCTCCCCCTGCGCATCGACCACCACCGCCCCCACGGGCACCTCGCCCGCCGCTGCGGCTAGGTGGGCTTGGTCAAGCGCCCGGTGCATGTAAAATTCATCGCTGCGCATAAACGTAAACTCCGCTAAGGTAGCTAAACGATCGTATGAAAGGGTTGCCCGCTGCTGTGGTAACACGCTTTCACCAACAGCATCTTATAGAGACAGCCGCAAGGATACCGAGAATGACAGACGCGCTGAACAAACTGGTAGCGTTACTGGAGCTAGAAACACTGGAAGAAACACTATTTCGTGGTCAGAGCCAGGATCTAGGCTTTCCCCAGCTCTATGGTGGTCAGGTACTCGGCCAGGCGCTTGCGGCAGCTGCGCGCACCGTAGACAACGAGCGACGCCCGCACTCTCAGCACGGTTACTTTCTGCGCCCCGGTGACCCACATCGCCCCGTTGTCTATCAAGTGGATACCATTCGCGACGGCGGCAGCTTTACTACCCGACGCGTTACCGCCATTCAAAAAGGCCGTCCGATCTTCTTCTGCAGCGCCTCCTTTCAAAGCGAAGAGGCGAGCTTTAGCCATCAGCGTGCAATGCCGGAGGTACCGATACCCGAAGCGTTAATCGAGAGCGGCGAGGTCAAGCACGACCGCTTTCCCGGTCACCCGATTGAGTTCTTGCATCTACCCGGCAACCCCGATAACGGCACGCCTGTCGGCCAATGCTTATGGTTTCGTCTTTCCGGCACGCTGCCAGACGACCCAGCATTGCACCGCCACTTGCTCTCTTACGCCTCAGACTTCAACCTGCTGACCACCAGCCTGATTTTCCACGGCATTGAGTACCGAGATCCCAAGCTGCGCATCGCCAGCCTTGACCATGCCCTGTGGCTCCACCAGGACACCCGCCTGGATGACTGGCTGCTGTACGTTATCGATTCACCCTGGGCAGGCGGCGCCCGCGGGCTGGCGCGGGGGCATATTTACAGCCGCGATGGCCGCTTAGTGGCCTCCACTGCTCAGGAAGGGCTAACGCGCTATTCACAAGACTAACGAGGCAACCTTTCAAAACACTTACGCCCGCGAGTAGCGGGCGTAAGTCAGCGAATAAACTAGGAGCTTAGCCACCGTAGACGTCGTTAATTGACTGCAAAGGGTAGTGCGCCGGGAAAGGCTTACGCGCGACACCAGAATCAACCGCGGCTTGCGCCACTGCCGAAGAGACCCTTGCCAGCAGGCGAATATCGACCGGCGTGGGAATGATGTACTCGCGGCCAAAACTCATCTCGGTGCGCTCGTAGGCGTCCAACACTTCCTGGGGCACCGGCTCGCGGGCAAGGTCTTTTAGTGCGTGAACCGCGGCCAGCTTCATCTCTTCATTAATGCGGGTGGCACGAACATCCAAAGCGCCGCGGAAGATAAACGGGAAGCCCAGCACGTTGTTGACCTGGTTTGGGAAGTCAGAACGGCCAGTCGCCATAATCACATCCGGACGTACTTCGCGGGCAACGTCAGGATGAATTTCCGGATCAGGGTTGGTGCAGGCAAAAATCACCGGATCAGGCGCCATTTTCTTTACCTGATCAGCGGAGAGCAGCCCTGGGCCTGACAGGCCGATAAAGACGTCAGCGTTGTCAATGGCATCGTCTAAGGTGCGCATTTCAGTATCGCGGGCGAACTCGGCCTTATACTCGTTGATGCCTTCGCGATCGGTGTGAATAACGCCACGCCTATCCAGCATCACTAAGTTCTCTTTACGAGCACCACAAGAGATCAGCAGGCGCATACAGGCAATGGCCGCCGCACCAGCGCCCATGCAAACAATCTTAACGTTTTCAATTTTTTTGCCAGTGATATCCAAGGCATTGAGCATGCCTGCCGCAGTGACAATCGCAGTGCCGTGCTGGTCATCGTGGAAGACCGGGATACTACAGCGCTCAATCAGCGCTTTCTCAATTTCAAAACACTCCGGTGCCTTGATGTCTTCAAGATTGATGCCGCCCCAGGTATCGGCAATGCGCGCAACGGTGTCGATAAACGCCTGCGGGCTCTCCGCATCCACTTCGATATCCACAGAGTTAATGCCAGCAAAGCACTTAAACAGTACGCCTTTACCTTCCATAACGGGCTTGCTGGCCAGTGGGCCAAGGTTACCCAGGCCCAGAATAGCGCTGCCATCGGTAATGACGGCGACCAGATTCCCCTTGCCAGTATAGCGGTAAGCATTTTCCGCATCCCTGGCGATTTCAAGTACTGGCTCAGCCACGCCAGGGCTATACGCCAACGCCAAATCCCGTGCTGTCGCGGTGGGCTTGGTCAACTCCACCGAAAGCTTACCGGGGATCGGTTTCGCGTGATAATCCAAAGCAGCCTGCTTATTTGCATCCGTCATGGTCAGAGTCCAGTCAACATAAAGTAGATAAGTCGTTTCAGAATATACAAAAAACCATAGCGCCTCAAGCACGCTGTCAACTTACAACAAAACGCCCGTTTAACTGATTTTTCCCTTCACATTCGTCACTTTTAGCCACCATTTGTAGAAAATCATGCAAACATAGCTCACCCGATAACGCTTTACTTATTGCTGCAACACAGCATTTATGGAAAAATTTTCCACATACAGTTCATCCAGCAAACATATCCGTTAACAAAAAACCCACGCCGGGGCGTGGGTTTTGCGCGAGCGTCGCCTGATGTGAACAGGCCTGCTGGCGATATGGCTATCCGACTGGGATTAGCCGCGCTTAACAGCAGCGCCGAAACGCTTGTTGAAGCGCTCTACGCGGCCACCAGTGGTCGCTTGTTTCTGCTTGCCGGTGTAGAACGGGTGGCAGTTG is part of the Halomonas alkaliantarctica genome and harbors:
- the purL gene encoding phosphoribosylformylglycinamidine synthase is translated as MLELRGAPALSDFRHARLLTVLRERIPEVEALSAHYVHFIDVHSHDRHGELDDAARERLVQLLDYGTHSSVEVPERAQRFLVVPRLGTQSPWSSKATDIAHNCGLRQISRIERGIDYRVSFSAMPDEEGLDALAALLHDRMTETVLADASDAAKLFAQHDPAPLGSVDILEGGRDALATANQALGLALAEDEIDYLVDAFNELGRNPSDVELMMFAQANSEHCRHKIFNADWVIDGEPQSHSLFKMIKNTFASSPDNVLSAYSDNAAVIKGSQGGRFFATPLTGADDERALYATHQEPIHILMKVETHNHPTAIAPFPGAATGSGGEIRDEGATGIGGKPKAGLSGFTVSNLRIPEFVQPWEAFDYGKPGRMESALNIMLEGPIGGAAFNNEFGRPNLTGYFRTYEQESLNEGGIERRGFHKPIMLAGGYGNIRAHHVQKGDIPVGGKLIVMGGPAMLIGLGGGAASSMSSGTSSADLDFASVQRENPEIERRAQEVIDRCWALGDHNPIRFIHDVGAGGLSNALPELVKDGNRGGRFDLRAVPNAEPGMSPLEIWCNEAQERYVLAVAPEDLDTFDALCKRERCPYAVVGEALEEHHLEVRDGHFESKPVDLPMSVLFGKAPKMQREFARHEPELSGVMLDNLDLREALDRVLRLPTVASKNFLITIGDRSITGQVARDQMVGPWQVPVADVAVTTASFDSHAGEAMAMGERPPVALINPAASARLAVAEAITNLAAAPIAKLSDIKLSANWMSAADHPGENQALYDAVYAVGMEMCPALGIAIPVGKDSMSMRTSWVDEKEEGEHEDKSVTSPLSLVVTGFAPVTNALATLTPQINLDQDESDLILIDLGSGQNRLGGSALAQVYGQVGNDCPDVDDPEDIKAFFEVIQGLNRDGKLLAYHDRSDGGLLVTLLEMAFAAHAGLEIKLDWMIDEPVEALNALFSEELGAVIQVNREHTEEVLAQFAVAGIETCGVIARPRYDDQVRVTLFEEPLLETTRQLTQRTWTETSYRMQALRDNPECAKNEYDNLLDGRDPGLSATPTFDINEDISAPYVNTAKPAMAVLREQGVNGQVEMAWAFDKAGFEVVDVHMSDILEGRVSLEEFKGLVACGGFSYGDVLGAGGGWAKSVLFNERAQEQFAAFFARDDSFSLGVCNGCQMLSQLKSLIPGAENWPTFVRNESEQFEARVSMVRVEKSPSILLAGMEGSQLPIAVAHGEGQAEFRDSAHLRTMQSSNQIALRYIDNYGQATTRYPANPNGSPAGITGLTTPDGRVTIMMPHPERVARAVTNSWRPAEWTEDGAWLRLFRNARVWLN
- the mltF gene encoding membrane-bound lytic murein transglycosylase MltF, translating into MLTLICRHFVAFAGAYYALIAITLLSLVPTLSLVPPGEHLTQITAKDFITVHTRNTPTTYYEGRQGPTGFEYELMHRFADYLGVSLNLNARHHPESVLPAVRESGDLGAAALPLLPAPSGIHYTRPIIQMQPLVVYRRGLNGISEPSDLVGLELGTLSEAGTSEALRDLQRRHPTLSWKESHELEVAELLARVENGTLDAAVIFEHQFRLNRLFFPNVERGFILGDPLSMVWAVPSGRGLGLLEAANRFLQDLQESGTLDRLVSRYFGHDDYLEYVGTRTFLDHLDARLPRYTELFQQSAQETGFDWKLLAAVGYQESHWDPDAVSPTGVRGLMMLTNPTASEMDIADRTDPAQSIDGGSRYLRSIKDRLPESITGDDRLFMAMAAYNVGLGHLYDARKIAEMRGGDPDSWEDVRAALPLLQQREWHSQTRHGYARGGEPVIYVRNIRRYYEMIKYVERSRQQFFQLEQTAVNDDPLLLFELVPPLN
- the tadA gene encoding tRNA adenosine(34) deaminase TadA, whose amino-acid sequence is MRSDEFYMHRALDQAHLAAAAGEVPVGAVVVDAQGEIIGVGCNAPVASCDPSGHAEVRALREAGQHQGNYRLEGCTLFVTLEPCMMCSGAMIHARIARLVYGAAEPRAGMVESKANLLAQPWFNHQMLVTRGVLAPASQKLLKSFFAERREQPNE
- a CDS encoding acyl-CoA thioesterase, with amino-acid sequence MTDALNKLVALLELETLEETLFRGQSQDLGFPQLYGGQVLGQALAAAARTVDNERRPHSQHGYFLRPGDPHRPVVYQVDTIRDGGSFTTRRVTAIQKGRPIFFCSASFQSEEASFSHQRAMPEVPIPEALIESGEVKHDRFPGHPIEFLHLPGNPDNGTPVGQCLWFRLSGTLPDDPALHRHLLSYASDFNLLTTSLIFHGIEYRDPKLRIASLDHALWLHQDTRLDDWLLYVIDSPWAGGARGLARGHIYSRDGRLVASTAQEGLTRYSQD
- a CDS encoding malic enzyme-like NAD(P)-binding protein; its protein translation is MTDANKQAALDYHAKPIPGKLSVELTKPTATARDLALAYSPGVAEPVLEIARDAENAYRYTGKGNLVAVITDGSAILGLGNLGPLASKPVMEGKGVLFKCFAGINSVDIEVDAESPQAFIDTVARIADTWGGINLEDIKAPECFEIEKALIERCSIPVFHDDQHGTAIVTAAGMLNALDITGKKIENVKIVCMGAGAAAIACMRLLISCGARKENLVMLDRRGVIHTDREGINEYKAEFARDTEMRTLDDAIDNADVFIGLSGPGLLSADQVKKMAPDPVIFACTNPDPEIHPDVAREVRPDVIMATGRSDFPNQVNNVLGFPFIFRGALDVRATRINEEMKLAAVHALKDLAREPVPQEVLDAYERTEMSFGREYIIPTPVDIRLLARVSSAVAQAAVDSGVARKPFPAHYPLQSINDVYGG